A stretch of the Perca fluviatilis chromosome 17, GENO_Pfluv_1.0, whole genome shotgun sequence genome encodes the following:
- the LOC120545091 gene encoding uncharacterized protein LOC120545091, protein MPYFMTLRPDIMPYFLTQRPDIMPYFMTLRPDIMPYFLTQRPDIMPYFMTQRPDIMPYLLTLRPDIMPYFMTQRPDIMPYFLTQRPDIMPYFMTLRPDIMPYLLTQRPDIMPYFMTLRPDIMPYFMTLRPDIMPYLLTLRPDIMPYFMTQRPDIMPYFMTLRPDIMPYLLTLRPDIMPYFMTLRPDITATQRRIVGVPGERRSAF, encoded by the exons atgccATACTTCATGACGCtgagacctgatatcatgccatacttcctgacccagagacctgatatcatgccATACTTCATGACGCtgagacctgatatcatgccatacttcctgacccagagacctgatatcatgccATACTTCATGACGCAgagacctgatatcatgccATACTTGCTGACGCtgagacctgatatcatgccATACTTCATGACGCAgagacctg atatcatgccatacttcctgacccagagacctgatatcatgccATACTTCATGACGCtgagacctgatatcatgccATACTTGCTGACGCAgagacctgatatcatgccATACTTCATGACGCtgagacctgatatcatgccATACTTCATGACGCtgagacctgatatcatgccATACTTGCTGACGCt gagacctgatatcatgccATACTTCATGACCCAgagacctgatatcatgccATACTTCATGACGCtgagacctgatatcatgccATACTTGCTGACGCtgagacctgatatcatgccATACTTCATGACgctgagacctgatatcac CGCCACGCAGCGTAGGATTGTGGGAGTCCCAGGCGAGAGACGGAGCGCTTTTTGA